From the genome of Thermus albus:
GAAGGGGGTGGACCTCCTCAAAAAGAAGCGGGATGCCCTGGTGGCGGAGTTCTTCGGCCTGGTGCGGGCGGCCCTCGAGGCCCGCAAGGCCCTGAACCAGGCGGCCCAGGAAGCTTACGGGGCTTTGCTCCTGGCCCAGGCCTTTGACGGGCCGGAGGCGGTGGCCGCGGCGGCCCTGGGGGTGCGTCCCTTGGAAAAGGTGGAGGCGGAGGTGGAAAACGTCTGGGGGAGCAAGGTGCCCAGGCTTAGGGTCACCTTTTCCGATGGGGCTCTTCTTTCCCCGGTGGGCACCCCCGCCTACACCCTGGAGGCCGCCCGGGCCTTCCGCCGTTACGCCGAGGCCCTGTTCCAGGTGGCCAACACGGAAACCCGCCTCAAAAAGATCGGGGAGGAGATCAAGAAGACCACCCGCCGGGTGAACGCCCTGGAGCAGGTGGTGATTCCCGGAATCCGGGGCCAGATTCGCTTCATCCAGCAGGTTCTGGAGCAACGGGAAAGGGAGGATACCTTCCGCCTGAAGCGCATCAAGGGCAAGATTGAGGCCCGGGAGGCGGAAGAGGAGGGGGGCCGCCCGAATCCCCATCTGGAGATCGGCGCGGGCCTTTAGGTTCCCACGCGCCTTGCCCTACCGTTTCCCGGGCGCTCGGGGTCCCCGTCCTCAGGCAAGCCAGGTGAGGCGGCATGGGAAGGCCCCAGGGGTTAAGTCCCTGGGGCCTGGCCTTTGGGTCTAGCGGGCTTGGGTCTCCTTTAGCATTTCCAAAAGCACGGTCTGCAGGATGCCGCCATTCTTGTAGTAGTCCACCTCCACCGGGGTGTCCAGGCGGGCAATGGCTTGGAAGCGGACTTCGCTGCCATCCTCCCTTCTGGCTACCACCTCCACCTTCTTGCGGGGGGTGAGGTCCTCAAGCCCCAGGATGTCGTAGACCTCGTAGCCCGTGAGGCCCAGGGTTTCCCGGTTCTCCTCGGCCAAGAACTCCAGGGGCAACACCCCCATCCCCACCAGGTTGGAGCGGTGGATCCTCTCAAAGCTTTCCGCCAGCACCGCCTTGATGCCCAGGAGGAAGGTGCCCTTGGCGGCCCAGTCGCGGCTACTGCCCGTGCCGTACTCCTTCCCGGCGATCACCAGAAGGGGTGTGCCCTCCTCTTGGTAGCGCAGGGCCACGTTGTACACAAAATCAACATCGCCCTCGGGAAGCTTCTTGGCGTAGCCCCCTTCTATGCCGTCCAGCATTAGGTTCTTGATGCGGATGTTGGCGAAGGTGCCCCGCATCATCACCTCGTGGTTGCCGCGCCGGGAGCCGTAGGAGTTGAAGTCCTCCGGCTTGACCCCCTTGGAGATCAGGTACTGGCCCGCGGGGCTCTTCACAGGGATGGCCCCGGCGGGGGAGATGTGGTCCGTGGTCACGGAATCCCCCAGGACCAGGAGCACCCTGGCCCCCCGGATATCCCCCACCTGGTGCTGGCCCAGGTTCTGGAAGAAGGGGGGATTTTGGATGTAGGTGCTCCCGGGGTCCCAGGCAAAGCGTTCCCCGGTGGGGGCAGGTAGAGCCTGCCAGCGCTCGTCCCCCTCAAAGACCTTGGCGTACTCCTTCTTGAAGAGCTCGGGGTCCAGGGTCTTGGCCATGGCCTGGCGGATCTCCTCCATGGAGGGCCAGATGTCCTTGAGGTAGACGGGCTTGCCGTTGGGGTCGTAGCCCAGGGGCTCCGTGGTGAAGTCCATGTCCATGCGGCCCGCCAGGGCGTAGGCCACCACCAACATGGGGCTTGCCAGGTAGTTGGCCTTCACGTGGGGGTTGATGCGCCCCTCAAAGTTGCGGTTCCCGGAGAGCACCGCGGCCACCACCAGGTTCCCCTCCTCCACCGCCTTGGCGATGTCCTCGGGCAGGGGACCGGAGTTGCCGATGCAGGTGGTGCACCCGTAACCCACCACGTGGAAGCGCAGGGCCTCGAGGAAGGGCAAAAGCCCGCTGGCCTCCAGGTAGTCCGTCACCACCTTGGAACCCGGGGCCAGGGAGCTTTTCACCCAGGGCTTGGTGTCCAGCCCCGCCTCCACCGCTTTCTTGGCCAAAAGTCCGGCTCCCAGCATCACCGTGGGGTTGGAGGTGTTGGTGCAGCTGGTGATGGCGGCGATGACCACCGAGCCGTGGGCGAGCTCAAACTCCTCGTGGTGCCGCTTGACCAGGACCTTCTGGTCAAGCTGGTCCGGCCCAAGACCAAACCCCCGTTCCTTCACCGGCTTGGTGAGGTGGGCGAGGAAGCTTCCCTTCACCTCCCTAAGGGCCACCCGGTCCTGGGGCCTCTTGGGGCCGGCCAGGGAGGGCTCCACCGTGGAGAGGTCCAGCTCCAGGGTTTCCGAGTAGCGTACCTTTTCCTCAGCCTCGGGGGTGCGGAAAAGGCCCACCGCCTTGGTGTAGGCCTCCACCAGGGCGATGAGCGCCTGGGGGCGGCCCGTGAGCCTCAGGTAGTTCAGGGTCTCCTCGTCCACGGGGAAGAAGCCCATGGTGGCCCCGTACTCGGGGGCCATGTTGGCGATGGTGGCCCGGTCCGCCAGGGAGAGCTTGGCCACCCCGGGGCCAAAGAACTCCACGAACTTGCCCACCACCCCGTGTTTGCGCAGGATCTCGGTGATGGTGAGGACCAGGTCCGTGGCCGTGGCCCCTTCGGGAAGCTCCCCATAGAGCTTGAAACCCACCACCTTGGGGGCCAGCATGTAGTAGGGCTGCCCCAGCATCACCGCCTCGGCCTCTATGCCCCCCACGCCCCAGCCCAAAACACCCAGGCCGTTCACCATGGTGGTGTGGCTGTCGGTGCCCACCAGGCTATCGGGGAAGGCCAGGGTAAGGCCCTCCACCTCCTGGGTCATCACCACCTTGGCCAGGTACTCCAGGTTCACCTGGTGAACGATGCCGGTGCCGGGGGGCACCACCCGGAAGTTTTCCAGGGCCCCTTGGGCCCACTTGAGGAGGAGGTAGCGCTCCCGGTTCCTCTCGTACTCCTTTTCCACGTTGTAAAAGAAGGCGTAGGTGGTGCCGAAGGCGTCCACCTGCACCGAGTGGTCAATGACCAAGTCCGCGGGGACCACGGGGTTGATGCGCCTGGGGTCCCCGCCCCGCTCGGCCACCGCGTCCCGCATGGCGGCCAGGTCCACCACCGCCGGCACCCCGGTGAAGTCCTGCAGGATGACCCGGGCCAGCTTTAAGGGTACGTTGATCTCCCCTGGCTCCGGGGCCCAACGGGCCAGGGCCTCTATGTCCTCGCGGGTCACTTGGTAGCCGTCCTCGTTTCTGAGGAGGCTTTCCAGCATGATGCGGATGGAGAAGGGGAGCCAGCTTACCTCGGCAAGGCCCTTCCTCTCCAGTTCCGTAAGGTCGAAGTACCCGTAGGTGCCGCTTGGGGTGTGAAGGCTCTTAAGCGTTTGCAGGCTATCCTTCATGCGTGCTCCTTTCCCTTCCCCCCTTTCCCTAGACGGCAGGGCCACCCTGATGTGGGCAGGGCTGGGCTAGGGGTGGGTTTTAGGGGGAAGTGCTCCGAGGGGGGGCGCCCGCCCCGGCTTTCCCCACTATATCACTTCCCGGATGGAGTGTCTGGGGTGGGGGTGGTGCGGTAAGGTCCAAGCCTTCCAGGAAAAGAAGCACCTCTTCCGCAATCTCCTGCCAAAGGGCCTCCCGGGGCCTTCCCGCGGGCCGGTCCCCCTTCTGGGGGCCATAGGCCCCGAAGCCCGCATGGTTCAGGCCTGCTATGAAAACCACCCGGGCATTCCTGGGTAAGCGCCGGGCCTTTTGTCGGGCTTCCTCGAGGGGCAGAAGGCCATCCTCGGTGCCGTAGAGGGCCAGGGTGGGGAGGGTTTCCCGGCTGAGGTCCTCCTCGGGGTAGCTGGCGAAGAGGATAAGGGGAAGCTTTTCCCGGGCAGCCAGCTCGGCGGCGGCCACGCCCCCTAGGCTATGCCCCCCTACCACCAGGGGAAGATTGGGATGGCCCCTGTGGGCCTCCAAGGCCCTTTCCTTGCCCAAGAGGGCGATGCCGGAGGGCACTTTTAGGAGGACCACCAGGTACCCCGCCTGGGCCACGGGGGCCAGGACCGGGGCGTAGGCCAAGGGTTCCACCCGGGCCCCGGGGTAGAAGGCCAGGAGGGCCTTGGGGGTCTTGGGAATGAGGGCAAGGCCATACGGGGCCTCCTGCACCTCGAGGCCTCCCCCTTGGAGGGCCACCTGGGCCAGGGGCTCGGCCTTCAAAGGCCTAAGGAAGTAGTAGGCCACCCCCACCACGGCCAAGGCCAGGACCAAGGCCCCCAGGCCGATTAGGACCAGGATCTTTCTAGCAACCATGGTTACCGCAGGACCGGTTCCTCCTTGGTTCGGCGCTCAAAGGCGTAGAAAGCCGCGGGCACCACGAAGAGGGTGAGGAGGGTGGAGGAGAGGAGCCCTCCCAGGATGATCACCCCCAAGGGTCTACGGTACTCCGCTCCTTCCCCGGTGCCTAGAAGCAAAGGCAGGCTAATGATAAGCACGGTTAGGCTGGTCATGAGGATGGGCCTAAGGCGGAGCCGGGCCGCCTCCACCAGGGCTTCCTTTAGGGGTTTTTCCCGCATGCGCCGCACGGCGAAGTCCAGAAGCAAAATGGCGTTTTTGGTCACCAGGCCGATCAGCATCACCACCCCCAGGACGCTGATCACGTCCAGGCCCGTGCCCAGAAGGTAGGTGAGCCAAAAGGCGCCCACCAAGGCCAAGGGTACGGGGAGAAGGAGGTAAAGGGGGTAGCGCCAAGCGTTGAACTGGCTGGCGATGACCAGGTAGTTGAGGACCAGGGCCAGGGCGAAGGCCAGGGGGGCCAGGCGGGCCAGTTCCCCGGTGAAGCTCCCCAGCCCCGTGGCCAGGAGTTCCACCCCATCGCCCAGAAGCCCCTTCTCCTTGAGCTCGGCCTCCAGCTCCCGTTGGATTTGGAAGCTACCCGGGGCATCGGGCTTCAGGTTGATGTTGATGCCCGCGGCGTAGGCCTGGTTGCGCCTCGAGATCAAGGTGGGTCCCGGCCGCTCCTCAAGCCGTCCTAGGCTCCCTAAGGGCAGCAAGCTTCCCAGGGCCGGGGCATAGATGGGAAGGGAAAGGAGATCGGTTTCCCGGCCCAGGCGCAGGGGATCGGCTTGGACCACGACGGCCAGCTCCTCGCCGCTCCTCCTGGCGGTGGCCGCCTGGGAGCCCGAGAGGTAAAGGCGTAGGGTCTGGGCCACGTCCAAAGGGGTGAGGCCGGTGCCGGAAAGGCGGGAGGGGTCCGGGAGGAAGACCCGTTCCCGCTGGGTGGCCTCGAGGGTGTTCTTCACGTTGAGCACATAGGGTTTCTCGGCAATCGCCTCGGTGATCTCCATCACCCGCTTTTCCAGGAGGGCCCGGTCAGGGCTGGTCACGAAGAACTGCAGGTCCGCATCCCCAGCCTCGGGGCCGGTTTGGGCCAGGACCCGGAGGTCGGCCCCGGGAAAGTCCTTCAGAAGGGCCTTCCCCTCCCGGTTGAAGGCCTCGGTGAGGGTGAAGATGTCCGGCCTCTCCCCTTTGGGCTTGAGGACGATCTGGAGCTGGACCCGGCTGGGATCCCCCACCTGGGCCCCCCCGGTGGCGCTGGCCCCCACGGTGGTGACCACCCGCTTCACCGCGGGGTGGGAGAGGAAGTAGGCCTCGAGGGCCCTGGCCGCCTGGTCGGATACCGCCAGAGGAGTGTCCTTGGGCAGGAGCAGGGTGGCGGTGAGGACCCCGGTGTCGGAGCGGGGGGTGAAGTTGAAGGGGATCCGGGGCAGAATGGGCAGGATGGAGAGGAAGGCCAAGGCGGCCAGGACCAAGACCCCCCCAGGCCGCCTTAGGACTAGGCCCAGGCTTCGGGCGTAGGCCTCGGTGAGGCGGCGCATACCGCCTTCGGCGCTGCCGTGGAGGAGGTGGGTGAGGGCTCCTGCCAGGTCCCAAAGGAAGCGGCCCAGGTAGCGGAGTAGGCCCAGAAAGGTAGGGTAGAGGGGAAGGAGAAAGAGGAAGAGGGGCCCCAAGCGGTACAGGAAAAGGGCCAGGCCAAGGCCCAAGGCTAGGCCCCAGGGCGTCCTAAAGCCCCGGCGGTAGGCCCAGCGCAGGTCCAGGGGCAGTAGGCGCAGCGCCGAAAGGGCTTCTTGGGGGCTTGGGGGTTCTGGGTCGGGAAAGTAGGCCAGGCGCACGGTGAGGAAGAGGAGGGCTTCCAGCCAGCTCACGGCGATGGCGGCGGCCATGCCCAGGCCGAACTGCTGGAAGATCTGGCCGATGATGCCGGGGAGGAAGCTGATGGGCAGGAAGACGGCCAGGAGGCTCAAGGTGGCGGCGGCCACGGCCACGGAAACCTCGCTGGCCCCCTTTAGCACCGCTTCCTTGGGGCTATAGCCCAGGCGGCGGTAGCGGTCAATGTTCTCCGCCACCACGATGGAGTCGTCCACCACGATGCCCACCGCCACGGTAAGGGCCAGGAGGCTGATGAGGTTGTAGGTGAAGCCCAGAAGGCCAAAAAGGAGTATGGCCCCGGAAAGGGTGATGGGGATGGCCAGGATCACGGAAAACACCGAGTTCAGCTTGCCCAGGAAGACCAGGACCACCACGGAAACCGCCACGGCCGCCAAGAAGGCCTCCCGTACCGTGTCCAAAACCGCGGCCCGGATAAAGCGGGTGCTGTCCAGGGCGATTTCCGTCTGGTAGCCCCTGGGAAGCTGGACCTCCCCTAGGGCCTTCTTGACCCCATCGGCCACGGCCACGGCGTTGGAGTCCGGGGTTTTGACCACCGCCAGGAGCACGGCGGGGCGGCCGTTTACCCGGTTCAGGGTGCTGGCCTCCTCCGCCCTTTCCTCCACCCGAGCCACATCCCCCACCCGTAGGC
Proteins encoded in this window:
- the atpD gene encoding V-type ATP synthase subunit D; protein product: MSQVSPTRMNLLQRRGQMRLAQKGVDLLKKKRDALVAEFFGLVRAALEARKALNQAAQEAYGALLLAQAFDGPEAVAAAALGVRPLEKVEAEVENVWGSKVPRLRVTFSDGALLSPVGTPAYTLEAARAFRRYAEALFQVANTETRLKKIGEEIKKTTRRVNALEQVVIPGIRGQIRFIQQVLEQREREDTFRLKRIKGKIEAREAEEEGGRPNPHLEIGAGL
- a CDS encoding alpha/beta hydrolase, with product MVARKILVLIGLGALVLALAVVGVAYYFLRPLKAEPLAQVALQGGGLEVQEAPYGLALIPKTPKALLAFYPGARVEPLAYAPVLAPVAQAGYLVVLLKVPSGIALLGKERALEAHRGHPNLPLVVGGHSLGGVAAAELAAREKLPLILFASYPEEDLSRETLPTLALYGTEDGLLPLEEARQKARRLPRNARVVFIAGLNHAGFGAYGPQKGDRPAGRPREALWQEIAEEVLLFLEGLDLTAPPPPQTLHPGSDIVGKAGAGAPPRSTSP
- the acnA gene encoding aconitate hydratase AcnA, with amino-acid sequence MKDSLQTLKSLHTPSGTYGYFDLTELERKGLAEVSWLPFSIRIMLESLLRNEDGYQVTREDIEALARWAPEPGEINVPLKLARVILQDFTGVPAVVDLAAMRDAVAERGGDPRRINPVVPADLVIDHSVQVDAFGTTYAFFYNVEKEYERNRERYLLLKWAQGALENFRVVPPGTGIVHQVNLEYLAKVVMTQEVEGLTLAFPDSLVGTDSHTTMVNGLGVLGWGVGGIEAEAVMLGQPYYMLAPKVVGFKLYGELPEGATATDLVLTITEILRKHGVVGKFVEFFGPGVAKLSLADRATIANMAPEYGATMGFFPVDEETLNYLRLTGRPQALIALVEAYTKAVGLFRTPEAEEKVRYSETLELDLSTVEPSLAGPKRPQDRVALREVKGSFLAHLTKPVKERGFGLGPDQLDQKVLVKRHHEEFELAHGSVVIAAITSCTNTSNPTVMLGAGLLAKKAVEAGLDTKPWVKSSLAPGSKVVTDYLEASGLLPFLEALRFHVVGYGCTTCIGNSGPLPEDIAKAVEEGNLVVAAVLSGNRNFEGRINPHVKANYLASPMLVVAYALAGRMDMDFTTEPLGYDPNGKPVYLKDIWPSMEEIRQAMAKTLDPELFKKEYAKVFEGDERWQALPAPTGERFAWDPGSTYIQNPPFFQNLGQHQVGDIRGARVLLVLGDSVTTDHISPAGAIPVKSPAGQYLISKGVKPEDFNSYGSRRGNHEVMMRGTFANIRIKNLMLDGIEGGYAKKLPEGDVDFVYNVALRYQEEGTPLLVIAGKEYGTGSSRDWAAKGTFLLGIKAVLAESFERIHRSNLVGMGVLPLEFLAEENRETLGLTGYEVYDILGLEDLTPRKKVEVVARREDGSEVRFQAIARLDTPVEVDYYKNGGILQTVLLEMLKETQAR
- a CDS encoding efflux RND transporter permease subunit, with amino-acid sequence MRENPLVAFFVERFVFATAIFVGLVLVGLILGLGLGVELLPRFSVPVVAVSTGYPGAGPEEVAEQVSKPLEDALSTLSGVDTIGSSSTEGFSLVFVQFQQGVDVDKVAVEVSQKVAAARAQLPKDASPPVVQKFDPSASPILYVALEAPGEELSQVLRYAERTLKPRLQLVPGVADIRLTGAPRRAIRVYLDPDRLQALGVAPGQVVQALSTSALNLPVGSLTEGEKRLVYTLRNTPATAEEVAAILVDPSRGLRVGDVARVEERAEEASTLNRVNGRPAVLLAVVKTPDSNAVAVADGVKKALGEVQLPRGYQTEIALDSTRFIRAAVLDTVREAFLAAVAVSVVVLVFLGKLNSVFSVILAIPITLSGAILLFGLLGFTYNLISLLALTVAVGIVVDDSIVVAENIDRYRRLGYSPKEAVLKGASEVSVAVAAATLSLLAVFLPISFLPGIIGQIFQQFGLGMAAAIAVSWLEALLFLTVRLAYFPDPEPPSPQEALSALRLLPLDLRWAYRRGFRTPWGLALGLGLALFLYRLGPLFLFLLPLYPTFLGLLRYLGRFLWDLAGALTHLLHGSAEGGMRRLTEAYARSLGLVLRRPGGVLVLAALAFLSILPILPRIPFNFTPRSDTGVLTATLLLPKDTPLAVSDQAARALEAYFLSHPAVKRVVTTVGASATGGAQVGDPSRVQLQIVLKPKGERPDIFTLTEAFNREGKALLKDFPGADLRVLAQTGPEAGDADLQFFVTSPDRALLEKRVMEITEAIAEKPYVLNVKNTLEATQRERVFLPDPSRLSGTGLTPLDVAQTLRLYLSGSQAATARRSGEELAVVVQADPLRLGRETDLLSLPIYAPALGSLLPLGSLGRLEERPGPTLISRRNQAYAAGININLKPDAPGSFQIQRELEAELKEKGLLGDGVELLATGLGSFTGELARLAPLAFALALVLNYLVIASQFNAWRYPLYLLLPVPLALVGAFWLTYLLGTGLDVISVLGVVMLIGLVTKNAILLLDFAVRRMREKPLKEALVEAARLRLRPILMTSLTVLIISLPLLLGTGEGAEYRRPLGVIILGGLLSSTLLTLFVVPAAFYAFERRTKEEPVLR